Sequence from the Parus major isolate Abel chromosome 1, Parus_major1.1, whole genome shotgun sequence genome:
tcccACAGCTGGGAGGCAGGACTTGCATGCACTGAGGAGACAACACAGTAAGGCAAATTCTAACAaggcacaaaggaaaaagttttcaCCATTAAAGTGGTTAATACTTTGGAGCAAGAGAGGCTGTGggacttccagggatggacTTTTCAAGAACTTGGCTGGACAAGAACCTGAGCAACTTGATCTAGCTCCTAAATTAGTCCTGCTTTGAGCAGtaggttggactggatgacctcCACAGCCCTCTTCAAGTGAAGTTACTTTATGACAAAGTGAAGATTAAGGCAAGGAAGTAAGCTGCACCCACACCTAAGTCATAGTCAGTATTTTAGTCCTTAAAAATAGTTACACTCAGGTGAACTGATACACTTTGGATCACTTTTAATAAGTAAGATGTAGAAAAATGTGGCTCTACTACCTGTGAAGCCTGGAGAATGGAGCGAGTCTTCCTTGAGAGGGGAGAGTTAAACTCCTTCACAGCCACCACTTCTACTACTGCATTCCCACCATACAGATTAAACATCTCATCtgcaaactggaaaagaaaaggtggtTTAATTAAAAGCCTAGAATGTAGCCAAGAATTAAGCAAAGTTTTGTTAGCTAGATGTAGTAAATCAAAAGATGTCAGCTTCAGGAATAATTATGGAAAATTATAATGGTTTACTCTGTTTTAGAATTTCACTAAGTGTCAACCTTCCCCTGGCTTACAAGGCCTCTTTGAAACCCCCAATCACTGTTCAGCAGACTGTGGCTTATGCCTTCTTTCTGGGCTGAAACTTActcttttatctcttttaaaaaaggacaTGTGCACATCCCCACATCATTTCCTAGCTATGTGTCTGTCAGTTCCAACAAAATATTTAGGTTCTCAAACTCCCATTGGGAAACCATGCATCTGAATATCTTAATCTGGTCCACATGTTAATAAGTctaatatttaaatgcatttctttaagTCAAAGAGGCCAAAGAGCAATGcttagagaaaacaaatatttggcTTAACAAATTGatgtttttgaattttttcatcACACTTCAGAAACTCTCAAAAGTGGCTCatcttaataaaaatttaactaATGATTGCGTAAGACCCGCTGAAGAACTCTTTTCTTGAGCACACTGATGGATGAAGAGCAGTTATTTTAAAGTCTTagaaatttacatttacatacCTTTGTGGGCAAGGGTAAACTAAACACTGCACCTTGGGATAAAGGTATTTCCACATTTCCAAGAGCCTCTATTTGTGAGACATTTCTGATGCTTTCAAATGCAAGGTGtttgtttaaagaaacaaacatatCAAGTCATGTTGATACAAGGTTTCAGTACACCCCTACTCCGTTATTCGAAATATCTAAAGGTATTGTAGAATCATGCCAACATTTTCCAGAGAGGCAAATTGTAACATTCAATTTTATAACTaaacaacagcatttttaaaaccaaacaacaaaaacaagcatGAGACAAGCCAGCACTAATGAAATTACATCTCACTTCTttgcagttaaaataaaaattattttcttagtatTACCATGAGTTTTGTTCATTAAGTAGACAATATACCTTTTGCAAAGAGTCTACAAGAATTTGAGAAGCATCCTTGAACTGCTGAGAGTCTTCCCCATATCGTTTTCCAACCTCTTCCAAACCAGACAGTTCCAGGGAATAAAGGTCTGGAGAGTGATCTTTGGCTAAGTGCTTGTGTCGAGACAGCTTTGGCACAACATTGAgggcagaaagaaattaattcatgtacaggttattttaaaaacatgttgcTCAAAATCAGTTTACTTGGACTAATCCAGCCTCATTTTTTACAGTCATGTTCCATAATTAGGAAATGGAAGTCTCATCAACTTAACTAGAAGACGCCCgtaattgttttaattctaCAGAAGCAAGCAGATGATCATTATGTAGCATCTGTTCCTAACATGAGGTTACATACACGTAACAGAGGGTGTActagaaagaaacagaatacTTATTGACATCAGTGTCTTTGTTCTGTACTtgccatgaaaataaaactctgaGAAAACAAAGACTTAGATATTATCATTTCTTTGTTTGAAGCTGGCCCTTGCAAAGCTCAGTAGGTTGCAACTTCTACCCTGTGTTGTCCATGTACAAAAGTAGTTTATTTGAGAAGTATCATCCCATAGTCAGAAAATCCAACAAATACAATCCAAATTATCTCAAAGCAGAGTAGTGACACTCTTGCATTTTTTCAGGTGAGAAGATGCAGCACTGATATTTGCCTGCACATGACAACAGTCtctgaaaacaaggaatttaATCCCATCTTCCCAACTGCAGCATTTCTAgcctgcaaaacaaaaccaagttgTTCTACCTCATTTTCTCAAGAGCCCCATTTCTGTCCACTGGCCCTTTAACTAATGTGAATTTTTGAGTTTTTCCACAACTTTATTTCACTTCAGTAGTTAAGGGCTGCAGCTTAAAGGGcacacagaaaaaagcaaaccaaaatgCAACAAAGACCCACTAAAACAAAACCTAAACCACAGCAACAAGAAAGCAGCTTCTTAGTAAAAGAATTCTCAGAATTAAAAGCTCACCCCTCCATTGAAGCACTTCTACCACCATCACTATTCATGGCACAAAAGTAATTTGTCTTTTCAGATAAAGTgatattttgaagtaaaatggTGGGCAGGGCAAAGAACATGCTCTTAACTACCATTATACTTCTCAAGTTAAGCAGCAAAGAAAGCCCCAGCAAATTCTTGATTGAGTATTTCAAAATTCCCTGTTCTGACCAAAcacaacacaaaagaaaactaCAGATGATTAAGGCTCTCATTCACAATTGCAGTGGTGGGGCTGATACAAATAGAATGCATTATTTAAACTGATGGAACCAGCTGATGACAAACTAGAATATGTATCTCTGGTTGCCAAGTATCCTGACTATGGCTTCTCTACTTTAAAGATCTCTGAAGTTTGTGACACAAGACAggggaaaaatgtttcaaagagCCTTACCAGGCTTGTAATATCATGTAGGACTTGAAGttctgagagaaaaagcaaGTCAACCTGAGGGAAGAGGTAGAGACAGTTATTTCCTTTGATGAATCCCAAGTTGGAGAAGTCTTGTTTCATTGCAAGTATTTTCTAACAGTTGTCTGCTACAACATCAGAACATGCTAGATGGAAATGACTCTTTTAATAACGttacttagaaaaaaatgcttgaaCTTTGTTAATTCAGTTAGAAAAAATTAGGAGTGGGCTCTTAAGcaaagaaagagggaagaaaaagcaggaaaggagatAAGCACAAGCTAACTaagaatattagaaaaaaaaaagaaccacagAAGTTCTCACTGATGAATGAGTTTTACCTCATTGTTCCTGCTGAGGGAGTTgagagggagggagctgaggaTGGAGTTGTCCTGGAACAGGCGGTTCCGGAGCTGGCGCAGTGTGACAGAGAGATCCTCAAACACAGCGTTGGCCTTGCCCACCATGTACACCCTCTGCAGGAACAGCCACTGGTCACTGACAGCACAGGCTCCTGCTCAGTTTCTCCAGTCACACACTAATAACCAGTCATGCTTGCAATCTCCAATCCAGAATTTCATGTGATCAGCTGGGTTTGCACCAGCCACACAAGGAACCAGGAGTGAAGCAATACTCACTTCCTCACTGGGGGCCAGCTGCAACACCACGGGCGTCTCCTCAGAAAACAGAGCATGGATGGCATTTGCAACACTGTCCAGACTGAAAGGAACAGCCTGGAAGACAAAGTCTAGTCAGATTTTTGGGCTAAACAGGGGCTATTGATCttaactaaaaaagaaaagtaaaggGTATGACATTTCCAAAGTGATGTTAAAGTAATGTGCAAACCTatgtgcaaaacaaaacatcaccTGTGTATCTATGAacagacattttatttatgtGGCAGACACAAAATATTCTTAAGAACTCCAATGGACCATGACTGTGAATTAAGAAGATTATTTAGGCTTAGAGCATAGCCTTGTTTATTAGTAAAAAAAGACCAAGAAATATAGAAACAATGCAAAAGGGAAACAATCTCACTGCAAAATGGAAAGTTATGAACCACAAAAAACTGATGGTGAAAATATATCAGTAGAAAGAGCAActgctgaaacaaaaaaaaagacacataaaaaaagcctactaaaaagaaaagaaatgctaGCACATTATAATGCCATTACTGGAAAGCTAATAGAACTGttagtttttttaaacacttgtgggttttattaaaaaaagaagcagaatgGAACATTTCCATTCACTACTCAAAGTGTCCTATGACAGGAGAAGCAACAGCATAGATTTAAACCCAGGAAATTTTAACTTAACACAAGAACAAAGTTTTTTACTCCAAGGGTGGTCTAATACTGGCAGAGGTTGTCCAGAGGTCAGTCTCCATTTGTGGGGATGCTTATATCCTGACTGAACACAGTGCCAGTCAGCCTGCTCTGGCTGATCCTGCTTGACCAGGGCATTGGATGAGATGATTTCAgagttcccttccaacctagAAGATTCTTTGTTGCTGTAACAAGCCTAAGAAGCTTTTGTAAAGACAGTGATAGGTATATCTAACGTGTGTTGACTTCTTCTTGATACAATGTAATAGAAAGGCACCTCTAAGTGCTGTATTTCACAGTCAAGTACTTGAGGAAAACTCAAAAGACCACTTAGAGGGCAATAGAGTATATAAAGAAATCAACTCCATATAAAATGTTATCACACACACAGCTGAAGCAAAAAACTTAATTCTGATTTTGAAGTATTAAGTTACTGTGGGAAGAAGTGGATTGGCACAAATTAAAATTAGCTGTCTTTCAAGGAGAACATGCTTTGGTCAAACAAAGCATGTTGAACTGAACTCAACACAGGAAGCCCTAAGTGATCTCAAGGGCCTCCTGCCTTGTTCAGAATTCTAACTAGATTATTGATCCATCAGTTTAGGGGATATGCAAACTTCAAGTgaagcaggaaataaatgaacatCAGGAACTACAGCAGAGAATCATATACTTGTCATTAGACCACAGGAGTCCCAGGAATCACATGATAGTTCCAAATGTGGATACTCACATTCTCAATAGGGTAAGAAAACCCCTTCACAGGCAGCTTGTCCACGCCCTTCACTGTCACCAGCACAGTGGCTTGAGGCCGGTGAAACAGATCACCCACACCCAGCCCAGGCCAGGGGAGGTCCTAgtacaaatgacaaaaaaaaaagttgtatttcaCAGGCAAAGAGAAGAGCTCTTCCCAGTATTCAAGCAAAACAACTTATTATCCTGCTAATGCCTCTGTGCAGGACAGCCTATTGGAAATCTCATGGGGAAGTAAGTTAATACTACACTGCTTTCATTCTGAGCAATGCCAGTCAACCATGAAGGAACTGTTAGTTTAAAAGCTGCCAGTAGCTTCATAGCAAAGTCTACACTAAGAAAACATCATATATAATGGATACATGAGGAGTTATTTCccataattaaattataaatacttTAGTCTGTATTTAGTAAGTGAAGGCTGAACTTAAAAAACCCACTAACATATTGATATTTtcagtacaagaaagaaaaagggtggaaaggaaggggaagaggggaaTGTGTCAATCACAGCAACAGGCAACTAAAATGTACAAATTtgcacagaaatataaaaagattTCTTAGTAGCTTACTACAATTACAAATCAGTAAGAGCACAGTGGAGGCTACCTGACTGGTTTATTCTGGcacaaaatacaaattcattACTGGAATAAAAGTAAACAGATTTTCTCACTTATGTAAATGACATAACTgcccttatttttttatttttgaaagcaaatttaattgtattttagaATTAAATGTCATTGATGTTATGATTTGTATCACCtcacagaaacaaaggaaaaatcctttaaagCATCATCAGGGACCAaatggggtttggttttgttttcctttaacaaGGGAAGAACATTGAATGACTGAGAATTCCCAATGTAATGCACTAAGAATTCCAAATTCTCTACAGTGGCCTTGGTGCACTGTCAATTTATGTTCCTAGACTACAGCTTTGATTTCAGCTGCAAAAGAAGTGCCTGGGCCCTGCAGTACTCTCCTTACCAGGGCTGGAAGCTGCCCACACAGTGATCTCTCTGCCTTAGCGACAGCTTTTAGAAACTCTCAATTCCAGGGCTGAACTGAATAATCACTCAAACACTTCCTTCCCTGTCTGCTTCTAAGATTTGAATTAATAGTAACAGAGAACTATTTCTAAAGGATGCTACAGACCCATCACAACAAATGAATCCCAAGCTGTGGCAAAGAGTGAGTACTGAAACACTTTGTTCAATGACCAGGATGCCAAATGGACAGGGCCAAACTCCATTGTTTTTCTGGGTGTCTTTATAGGCAACACACACAATACCATTCAAcatattgtttttttctgataaaataatcaaaatttaCTCCTTAGTCATACTACTCGTACAAGTTTGTTACTAGTTTGATAACAGAAACAAGCAGAATTGATTGACAGCAAGGTATTTTCAAATTCCAAAACACAGTCTAAGCAGCCTTGCATTCAAACCAGCCTTATCAGACCTCTCCCCTAGCTGATGTATGGAAGAAATGAGAACTGGCTGTCCTCACCAGCACTGTGAGAACACCTCAGCCTGAAGATTTCAGTATCTGGCTGCACACAGACACTGCCAAAGATATCTGGCTATTACACTTTCATCTACTGCTTCAACAGCCACTCATCCCTGATGAAGCCCAGCAAAAAATTCATTGGCAAGATGGAATCAATCCAAGGGCTCCTGCTCATGTGCCCCACTTTAAACATTGCTAAAGTTACATTTGAATACTTAATGTGGAGAAACACTACCACAAATCATGTTTCCAAGGCTTTGGATTATTTCTTAAGTAACCAACACATTTGCTCTAACTCTGCTCAGCAGACAGGCTTGCTGACCTGACAAAATGCCTGCCTTGCTGAGCCATTTCTCAATCTTCAGATTACTCAGGAGCAGAGCCCTAGAGAGAGCTTTTGTGCAAGAAGTGACAACGCATCCACGGATTCTGAGTTTGTGACCACAGATGGGGGGCATACAGCTCACAGCTGAGTCTCAGAGGAACAGCACTGGAAAGCCTCTGTAGCCTTCCTTCTACAGCTGGTGACTCAAATTAGCCAGCTAGCACAGCTTCTGGCTGCTCATATGAcccacacagctctgtcctggaaACCACCTCTATCAAGTCGTGCATTCCTCAAGACAAAACAGggaaatgttttatatattcCAGCACATGACAGGAAGATTTGCATCTTGAGTGAGCAGGTCTGTAGCTTTAGAGACGTTTCACAATCAAGACTTGGAACATACTTCTTCAACAGAAAAGCCCATGGTCAATGCAGCAACATCTGGGATCCGCTCGCCCGGAATCGGCCAACTTCCATCTCGGAAAACAACTGACTGAGGTGATCGTAAGATACTGAATTCACCACCACATACACctaaaaaacacataaaaagcTGTCAGAGCTCCTGCAATCTTTTCCTTTACATAACAGGGAAAAGATCATATTTGAGctttcattcctttttcctccctcccatATCTATCAGTTTATGGAAAGCCAGGAATGTGGACTGATCATTTTAAAGCTCTGGAATACAAGATAAGGTTTCTATACAGACTAAGAATGAACAGATCCAAATTAACAAAAGCAGGACAATTTTTCAAACAACAGCACAGCACAGTTCTGTGTAAGAAGCTACTAGTAGTCTTACAGTTCAGACCTGGTAAAGTGAACTCTCAATGGAGCCAGGCAGACTCCAAAATCCTGTTAAGCTCACAGAGCACCAAcacagttttgtttgctttcaggACTGCTTGGCACAACACCTCTGTTCATACAGGCAACAGCCAGAGCCACTGAGCCCAGAGCCAGGAAGTCCAGTGGAATTTGTCAGTGCTGACTTAaaccaggcactgctgggacaacctggctcctgcagaacagctctggtgtccctgctctgcctcctccatcTCATGACACCGTGAGATGTTTGTCTCCCCTGGATGTAGCACTGGACCCCAGCTGATTGTGTGGAGCCACAGTCTGCAACACTGCATTTTCACTCCTCTGGGATCCCCCTTCACTCTCTTCCCCATTACCTTGAATAGCAAAGATGACTAAAAGcgtatttttaaactgttttatgGTAACAGTAATTTACTGTGTAATAAAGTCAGAAAGGACTCCACAGAAATAAGAGAAGGGCTTGTTTCAACCTGGCTTCCTATCTCAAAGTCACTTAGGCACGGCTGCAATACTTTGTATACCAAAATTTAACtaaatagattttaaaactgattGGGTGTTTATAAGCAGTAAGATGCACAATGCAAAATTTCAGGCATATGCTCCCCAGTGAGCAATCTGAGTAGGCTGCCATCAGAAAACTGGTTTGATACAAGAAAATCAAGTCAGAGTAATAACTATTTGCAGACCTGTATGTTCAAGTTCTAATTCTACAATGAATCTGACTGCATACCTCAAAATTACATGAATAAGGTAACTGTCtaaagaaaatagaagtatTTATTCATATCATCACTGAAAATTGGTTACTAATCCAAGCAGTTATATACAATAGTTTTCCAGGGCATATACAAATCTAAAGGCTATTAACAAAAACAATGCAATAGTATAACTGATGTGTTGTGCATCAGTTATAAAACCTTCCCTAATATTAATTTAACTAATGTGACCTTGAAGATGCTGTTCCAAAGCCTGGCTCATGATCATGCATACAAATGTTGACAGTAAATCTGAGCTATGTTATGATAAACACACCAAAGGACAAAGTTCTGAGATGTAGGCTGGGGAGATgggcaaaaggaaggaaataggCCAAATCAAGTGATATTCATGGAGTAgattaaagaatttatttaaattgatgTGTTCCTTGGGTGGCCTGCTACCAATAATGGTGGATCAATCCACATTTTGAAAGGCAGAAACATTTCCAGACCAACTTCTCTAAGTAATAACTTACAAAATGGCTACAAATCCATAGGATTTCACATGCTGCTCTCCACAAGGCTGTTACACAGTCACACTATTTAGGACAAAATTGCTTACTTAAGGCAGGATTGCTCAGGTGGATAAAATCAGAACACTAACCCTTCACAGCTGAATTTGCCTCACTAGACTTGCTCAAGATTACAATTAAATTTGATGTTGGGAACACCAATTGCCTACTGAATAGCTAACCTAATTCCTACCCCACCAAAGTTGTACCTCAGGTTCTCAAAAGCCTTCGTGAACCTGGAGAGCTAAAGGAACATTGAGTGAGAAATATTTACAGGGCCTGGAAGTGTCATCACAAGCCTGACTCACAGCAGGTAACTGAGAGGCTACAGTGACCACAGAAACAGCTCAGTAGAACGTGAAAATTcatacaaaaataacaaaactatGTGTATCTATCAGAGAATCAtcagagctggaagagacctttaagaccAGCAAGTCAAATCATCAACCCAGCACTACCACTGTAACCCCTAAACCACACCAGATCACCCAGTGCCAGGTCCAGATGcctcttaaacacctccaggggtagtgactccaccacatccctgggcaaCCTCTTGCAATGCCTCAGCCTGGCAGTGACAAAATTTTTTCTAGTATTTGATCTGAATCCTTCTGTCTCAGCTTATAGAACTGGACTTTAACCTAATTTTTATAcagtataaattaatttaatagaGTAACATGTTATACAGAATTATACATATGCATTATGAAAACCTACAACATATAATcgaattttatataataattttgtgatataaaaaaaatttatataacGAGTTTATACAATAAAATTATagaaacttttaatttaatataaatcaGCCCTTGGATTGAAAGGGACAGGATAAAAGGGTTCGAGCACAGTCTCTGAAGGTGGATGGGGGCAGGGAGTCCCCCGCTCCCACCCCTGGGTCCTGAACCTGGCACCCAGACCCAGACAGCCCTCCGCACCTTCCCCCTTcacctttccccctccccagcactgcgGCCCAGCCCCTTTCCCGCAATCTCCTCCTGCAGCGGCCCTCCCCGCTCCCCTCGGCGCTCCCCCGCGCCGGCCCGTCCCCGCTCACCCACCGGCGACACAGGCCGCTGCCACCAGCGCCGCGAGCCCCAGGGCCCGGCCAGCCCCGCCGCACCGCCCCATGACCGCCATGAGCCGCCGCCGGGCCGCGCCGCCGACACACACACCGagcgccccgcccgccgcctGACCGACAGCCACCGCAGCCAATCGGCGAGCCGTATTGAGGATGGATGGGCGGGACTCGACAGAGCTGACCAATCGCCGGCGTAGCGTTATCCCTGTCACGGGGCTGTGCGGTCAGCTGCCCCGCCGGGGGTGCAGTGTGTATGTGAGTGGCGTTCCCACTTGGCCAATCAGATCTCGAGAGGTCTCTGCACCATTTTCCTCCCCGCACTATAAACCTAGAGGGAGGGGCGAGGAGGCGGAGCCAACTGACAGCTGACTCAGCCAATCGGAGCGCGAGGATAGGGGGTTTGCTCCGCCCACGCTCTTCAGCCTGAAAGTGACGAGGCGGGGCAAAGCTGTGATTGACAGTCGAATGCACCATTCAGAGAGCAAGGCGCCGGGTCCACCTTCCCTGCAGCCGTGTGGCGGGGGGTGTTGGGGTGTGGGGCTGTGCGGGGTTCGTTCTGTCACTGTCGTTATCCTCGTCCTTCCCCTTGTCTATGCCCCCTCCTTCAGTGGTTTCTTCCTTAAATATTCCTGAGAACATCCATAGTAACAAATTCCATGACTGCCCCAGCCATGCTCATCTCACTTCAGCTGTTGCTGCCAGTGATGGGAAGAGGCAGGTGGTGCACTTTTATCAGTGTATGTTTAATATTCCTGTAATATGCCGTGATCATTACAATCAAGGGAGGTGgtcctgctcctcagccctgtgaggatctcctggagtgctgtgtccagctcggggctcctcaggacaggagagacacggagctcctggagcagatccagcagAGGGTGACAGAAGATggagggactggagcatctcagtgaggaaaggctgagggagctgggcctgttcagcctcgaGAAGAGAGGGCTGAGAGGGGCCCTCATGCCTGTGtgtcagtgtctgcagggaggggacaggggatggagcagcctctgctctgtggGGCCATGGGACAGGAGGAATGGGCAGATGGATGTACAGAGGatccacctgaacatgaggaagaatttttttcctttgcagtgaCCGAGCACTGGAACTGATTGTCCAGAGAAGGTGTGGAATCACTGGATCTATTCCAGACACATCTGGATACAATTCTGTGagatgaccctgcttgaggagggaggtgggaccagatgacccacGGTGGTTCCTTTcagcctgacccattctgtgattctgtgaagttGTGAGTatttcttggggtttttgaACATTTTTAGTCTCCAGGATCTTGATGAAGCTCTCTGCAAGTAAAGGCAGAGAAAACCAGGCTTTGCGGGTGAATTATCATGTAGTAGGGGAGGTTAAGACTTCCCAGTGCATTGTAAGTAAAACTGTGTTATGAGCACTTCAAATTACTAATCATTCCTTACTCTGTATTGTGCAtcacaaaaccagcagcacatAATAACTTTTGTaaaatacatgcaaataaatatttgagattATCTGACTCAAAATAGTTGTTTTCTGGTGGGCTTTTTTGTCCTGGATTCCTTAGGAAGCAATGTGTGTTAGTTCACAGGAAATCTAGCAGTGCTAGGGAAtgttttatctgttttgctAGGAGACAGCACCTGTGTCACATCCATGTAGTAAGACTGTATTTATGTGCAAAACATCCCAAGGATTACTACCATACAACTATTTGGCCAGAGCTATTCTGCTGTGCATTTAGAAATTCCAGCCAACTAtagaaacactttgaaaatgtGCCTGAgcaacactggaaaaaaagatgttgTCTAGAAGAATAAGTGAGTGGGCAGGGGAATGCAGGTAGTAAAATGAAGGTCTGTTTATAGCAAATAGTATTTAAGAGAGTAAAGTTATATCCCTGCCACTGCTACATGATAGTATGTGACAATGGGCAAATCACTTAAACCTAGCTTTTCGTAGGTGGCATTAAGAGTCCCTCCCTTGTTTGTGAGTTGTTTTGCATAAATTAGgaggagctcctgctcctcctgctgccaggtggAAACTACACTTTGAATATGGAAATCATTAGCCAGATGCATAGGGTACTCTAAAACTCAGCAGCCAAGCAAGTTATGAGCACTTCAAATTAATACCCACTCATTTCTTACTCTGTATTGGGCATCACAAAACCTGCACAGCATAATAGCtttatgaaataaatgcaaataaatgtttgtgAGATTACCTGAATACTGTGGCAAAGATATGATCAAACCAGTTGTTTCCTGATGggcttttctgctttcagaacaGGATTAGATGAACACGCGGGAGAGAAGGCCTGGATCAGTGAACAACAAAGATATTGAATGATTGCTTTTCATGAGCCCAGCTGCTTTGTGTGGTGAGCAAGGCATGATGATTTTGAAAAGATAGTATTCTGTCTTTTAAACTGATAATGCTACCACAATATGTAAACCCATGGGTCCTGGATTAAGGTTATATGGGTTACCTTATTTTTGGCATTTACTGTCTCTTGGGCACTTGACTTTGCAAGTTTATTGTGCCATTTACTGTGTATATTTTAGCATAAGTTCACAAAGTTTTGCCTATCTAGGAAAACATGGTTCCTGCACCTTGTAGTGTGAAGTACAGATGTACTGCAGGTATGCTTTGTCCTCCCCTGTACCCTCCCATCCCTTCAGATTGTGTCTACACCCAAAATGTGCATTGAAATAAGGCAAGAAGAGTGACTCAAAAGCAGTAAGTTTGTGAAACTACTAGAAGGCATTGAGTGGATGTAACTGTGTCTTAGATGGGAAGGTAGTGGGAAGCACATAAAAGGGAAAGGACTGTATGACGGAAGAAGTTTCTTTATGTAAATTAAGGATTTCTTACAAATGTGATGTGGAAAAGAAGGTGCCAGAGTGAATAAGACTGTTTtgaaaaagttatttctctTATAACAGTTATTATCTTTGTGTTTCATATCTGTGTGTGTTAACAATCATTTCAAATCTTTTTATGAATTTCGTGACAATGTTTTCCATAAAGCATTCACTCTGAAAGTCACACCACAACAATAGAGTATCgtgttatttttttcacatttgcagaagga
This genomic interval carries:
- the ATP6AP2 gene encoding renin receptor isoform X2; the encoded protein is MAVMGRCGGAGRALGLAALVAAACVAGVCGGEFSILRSPQSVVFRDGSWPIPGERIPDVAALTMGFSVEEDLPWPGLGVGDLFHRPQATVLVTVKGVDKLPVKGFSYPIENAVPFSLDSVANAIHALFSEETPVVLQLAPSEERVYMVGKANAVFEDLSVTLRQLRNRLFQDNSILSSLPLNSLSRNNEVDLLFLSELQVLHDITSLFADEMFNLYGGNAVVEVVAVKEFNSPLSRKTRSILQASQSKEENPYNLAYPYNYDYSVIFNIVLWMMIGLALAVIVISYNLWNMDPGYDSIIYRMTNQKIRMD
- the ATP6AP2 gene encoding renin receptor isoform X1, coding for MAVMGRCGGAGRALGLAALVAAACVAGVCGGEFSILRSPQSVVFRDGSWPIPGERIPDVAALTMGFSVEEDLPWPGLGVGDLFHRPQATVLVTVKGVDKLPVKGFSYPIENAVPFSLDSVANAIHALFSEETPVVLQLAPSEERVYMVGKANAVFEDLSVTLRQLRNRLFQDNSILSSLPLNSLSRNNEVDLLFLSELQVLHDITSLLSRHKHLAKDHSPDLYSLELSGLEEVGKRYGEDSQQFKDASQILVDSLQKFADEMFNLYGGNAVVEVVAVKEFNSPLSRKTRSILQASQSKEENPYNLAYPYNYDYSVIFNIVLWMMIGLALAVIVISYNLWNMDPGYDSIIYRMTNQKIRMD